The following are from one region of the Salvia splendens isolate huo1 chromosome 2, SspV2, whole genome shotgun sequence genome:
- the LOC121780077 gene encoding histidine-rich glycoprotein-like, with the protein MSNVYVLVLLFGILAITNRPSLAHELEDDMMWNMKHHHQHKHGCPPSHHHHHAPSPHAHPPHHHAPSPHAHPPHHHDQNQYAHPPRHHGHAPAPAPTPQHAHSPSHHGHAPALTPQHAHSPKHHGHAHSPKHHGHSHSPKHYGHAPAPTPQHAHSPSHHGHAPAPTPQHAHSPKHHGHAHSPKHNGHAHSPKHYGHAHAPTPQHAHSPSHHGHAPAPTPQHAHSPSHHDHAPAPAPTPEHAHSPSHHGHAPAPITQHAHSPKHHGQAHSPKHYDHAPAPTPQHAHSPSHHGHAPAPTPQHAHSPSHHGHAPAPTPQHAHSPSHHGHAPAPIPQHAHSPKHHGQAHSPKHYDHAPAPTPQHAHSPSHHGHAPAPTPQHAHSPRQHSHAPAPTPQHAHSPRQHNHAPSPTPQHAHSPKHHGHAHSPKHHGHAHSPKHHGYAPTPTPQHAHSKSPWS; encoded by the coding sequence atgtcaaatgtGTATGTTCTTGTGTTGCTTTTTGGGATCTTGGCTATTACCAATAGACCTTCTCTTGCTCATGAACTAGAAGATGACATGATGTGGAATATGAAGCATCACCACCAACATAAGCATGGTTGCCCTCCTTCCCACCACCATCACCATGCTCCATCTCCTCATGCtcatcctcctcatcatcatgcCCCATCTCCTCATGCCCATCCTCCTCACCACCATGACCAAAACCAATATGCTCATCCTCCAAGACACCACGGCCATGCCCCTGCTCCTGCTCCTACTCCTCAACATGCCCATTCTCCAAGTCACCATGGTCATGCTCCTGCCCTTACTCCTCAACATGCTCATTCTCCAAAACACCATGGTCATGCACATTCTCCAAAACACCATGGTCATTCTCATTCTCCAAAACACTATGGCCATGCTCCTGCACCTACTCCCCAACATGCTCATTCTCCAAGTCATCATGGTCATGCTCCTGCACCTACTCCACAACATGCTCATTCTCCAAAACACCATGGTCATGCACATTCTCCAAAACACAATGGTCATGCTCATTCTCCAAAACACTATGGCCATGCTCATGCTCCTACTCCTCAACATGCTCATTCTCCAAGTCATCATGGTCATGCTCCTGCTCCTACTCCCCAACATGCTCATTCTCCAAGTCATCATGATCATGCTCCTGCTCCTGCTCCTACCCCTGAACATGCTCATTCTCCAAGTCATCATGGTCATGCTCCTGCACCTATTACTCAACATGCTCATTCTCCAAAACACCATGGTCAAGCGCATTCTCCAAAACACTATGATCATGCTCCTGCACCTACTCCTCAACATGCTCATTCTCCAAGTCATCATGGTCATGCTCCTGCTCCTACTCCTCAACATGCTCATTCTCCAAGTCATCATGGTCATGCTCCTGCTCCTACCCCTCAACATGCTCATTCTCCAAGTCATCATGGTCATGCTCCTGCACCTATTCCTCAACATGCTCATTCTCCAAAACACCATGGTCAAGCGCATTCTCCAAAACACTATGATCATGCTCCTGCACCTACTCCTCAACATGCTCATTCTCCAAGTCATCATGGTCATGCTCCTGCCCCTACTCCTCAACATGCTCATTCTCCGAGACAGCATAGTCATGCTCCTGCACCTACTCCTCAACATGCTCATTCTCCAAGACAGCATAATCATGCTCCGTCACCTACTCCTCAACATGCTCATTCTCCGAAACACCACGGCCATGCTCATTCTCCAAAACACCACGGTCATGCTCATTCTCCGAAACACCACGGTTATGCTCCCACACCTACTCCTCAACATGCTCATTCCAAATCACCATGGTCATAA
- the LOC121792906 gene encoding dolichyl-diphosphooligosaccharide--protein glycosyltransferase subunit 1A-like isoform X1 produces the protein MNRLHRDLSLLFIFSFFTLFSNVCSDLVISKLDRQIDLSSQIVRFTTSLKLENNGPEAVSKVLLPYPENQAKNLAFLLVTITEGKGKTKTASDRLPVDVIHPEGMPPSLTWYAVSLPKELSKGGSLTLEVKAVFTHLLTPFPEKISQADAQLVAFQDSAHYLSPYAVKVQSLTVKLPEPKVESYTKLENTKFSGSEIKYGPYENIDPFSLPTIIVHFANNKPFSVAQELVREIEVSHWGNVQVTENYNLIHAGAELKGEFSRLDYEERPHVRGASALRSLVARLPARAHSIYYRDEIGNISTSNVYSDSVKTLLEIKPRYPMFGGWRTAFTIGYGLPLQDFLFKSEGKRLLDITFGCPMNDMVIENIYVKVVLPEGSKDISVVAPFPSKETRETKLSHLDIAGRPVIVLEKKNVVPEHNKKFQVYYRFSSLSLLREPLMLVFGFFLFFVACIAYVHADFTVSKSSSSYIAKLQWDEVQTATQQFQNIMNRVLVIHDKLDASLRDLSRTGDVQACKAARKTADSFLKELTKELKSLLSFLQSSPQALHIMPKVDELVVKEKELQEKVMLKHSMVVDSYEKKSGGRDIDNRVAAVQQKITLLRQEVDDLLEVIDEI, from the exons ATGAATCGACTCCACCGCGATCTCTCTCTACTCTTCATTTTCAGTTTTTTCACGCTTTTCTCTAATGTCTGCTCCGATCTCGTGATTTCCAAATTGGATCGCCAG ATCGATTTATCATCACAGATAGTTCGATTCACTACATCGCTCAAG CTAGAAAATAATGGCCCCGAAGCAGTATCAAAGGTTTTGTTGCCCTACCCTGAAAATCAAGCAAAGAACTTGGCTTTCCTGTTGGTGACAATTACTGAAGGGAAAGGAAAAACGAAAACTGCTTCTGACAGGTTGCCTGTTGATGTTATACACCCTGAAGGAATGCCCCCGTCATTGACTTGGTATGCTGTCTCTTTGCCTAAGGAACTGAGTAAAGGAGGAAGCTTGACTTTGGAGGTTAAAGCAGTATTCACTCATCTACTGACGCCGTTCCCCGAGAAGATATCTCAGGCTGATGCTCAGCTAGTTGCCTTCCAAGATAGTGCACATTATCTCTCTCCTTATGCAGTGAAGGTCCAGTCACTCACTGTAAAATTACCCGAACCAAAAGTTGAGTCTTATACAAAATTGGAGAATACCAAGTTTTCTGGTTCAGAAATAAAATACGGTCCTTATGAGAATATCGATCCTTTCTCACTTCCAACAATTATAGTTCACTTTGCAAACAATAAACCATTTTCTGTTGCTCAAGAGTTAGTGCGTGAGATTGAGGTTTCCCATTGGGGAAATGTGCAAGTCACAGAAAACTATAATCTCATTCATGCTGGTGCTGAGCTCAAGGGAGAGTTCTCAAG ACTGGACTATGAGGAACGACCCCATGTTAGAGGGGCATCAGCACTAAGAAGTCTTGTCGCTAGACTACCAGCAAGAGCGCATTCTATTTACTACAGGGATGAGATTGGGAACATTTCTACTTCCAATGTATATAGTGATTCAGTAAAG ACGCTTCTCGAAATCAAGCCGCGGTACCCAATGTTTGGTGGTTGGAGAACAGCTTTCACAATTGGATATGGATTGCCACTTCAAGATTTCTTGTTCAAGTCAGAGGGAAAACGTCTTCTAGATATCACGTTTGGTTGCCCAATGAATGATATGGTCATTGAAAATATCTACGTCAAG GTCGTTTTGCCAGAGGGGTCAAAGGATATTTCTGTTGTGGCTCCATTTCCTAGCAAAGAGACTCGAGAG ACAAAACTTTCACACCTCGACATTGCTGGAAGACCAGTCATTGTATTGGAAAAAAAGAATGTTGTCCCAGAACATAATAAAAAATTCCAG GTTTACTACAGATTCAGCAGTTTATCTCTCCTCCGAGAGCCATTGATGCTGGTTTTTggatttttcctcttttttgtCGCATGCATAGCATACGTGCATGCAGACTTCACAGTCTCCAAGTCTTCATCTTCTTATATAGCAAAACTTCAATGGGATGAG GTCCAAACTGCAACCCAGCAGTTCCAGAACATCATGAACCGTGTATTGGTCATTCACGACAAGCTAGATGCCTCTCTGCGTGACCTTTCAAGGACAGGCGACGTGCAGGCTTGCAAAGCAGCACGCAAAACTGCAGACTCTTTTCTTAAGGAACTAACGAAGGAATTGAAATCCTTGTTGTCGTTCTTGCAATCTTCTCCGCAGGCGCTTCATATAATGCCCAAG GTGGACGAATTGGTGGTGAAGGAGAAGGAGCTGCAAGAGAAGGTGATGCTGAAACACTCCATGGTCGTGGACTCTTACGAGAAGAAGTCCGGTGGTCGCGACATCGACAACCGCGTCGCCGCGGTTCAGCAGAAAATCACACTCTTGAGACAGGAAGTTGATGATCTTCTTGAAGTAATCGACGAGATATAA
- the LOC121792906 gene encoding dolichyl-diphosphooligosaccharide--protein glycosyltransferase subunit 1A-like isoform X2 translates to MPPSLTWYAVSLPKELSKGGSLTLEVKAVFTHLLTPFPEKISQADAQLVAFQDSAHYLSPYAVKVQSLTVKLPEPKVESYTKLENTKFSGSEIKYGPYENIDPFSLPTIIVHFANNKPFSVAQELVREIEVSHWGNVQVTENYNLIHAGAELKGEFSRLDYEERPHVRGASALRSLVARLPARAHSIYYRDEIGNISTSNVYSDSVKTLLEIKPRYPMFGGWRTAFTIGYGLPLQDFLFKSEGKRLLDITFGCPMNDMVIENIYVKVVLPEGSKDISVVAPFPSKETRETKLSHLDIAGRPVIVLEKKNVVPEHNKKFQVYYRFSSLSLLREPLMLVFGFFLFFVACIAYVHADFTVSKSSSSYIAKLQWDEVQTATQQFQNIMNRVLVIHDKLDASLRDLSRTGDVQACKAARKTADSFLKELTKELKSLLSFLQSSPQALHIMPKVDELVVKEKELQEKVMLKHSMVVDSYEKKSGGRDIDNRVAAVQQKITLLRQEVDDLLEVIDEI, encoded by the exons ATGCCCCCGTCATTGACTTGGTATGCTGTCTCTTTGCCTAAGGAACTGAGTAAAGGAGGAAGCTTGACTTTGGAGGTTAAAGCAGTATTCACTCATCTACTGACGCCGTTCCCCGAGAAGATATCTCAGGCTGATGCTCAGCTAGTTGCCTTCCAAGATAGTGCACATTATCTCTCTCCTTATGCAGTGAAGGTCCAGTCACTCACTGTAAAATTACCCGAACCAAAAGTTGAGTCTTATACAAAATTGGAGAATACCAAGTTTTCTGGTTCAGAAATAAAATACGGTCCTTATGAGAATATCGATCCTTTCTCACTTCCAACAATTATAGTTCACTTTGCAAACAATAAACCATTTTCTGTTGCTCAAGAGTTAGTGCGTGAGATTGAGGTTTCCCATTGGGGAAATGTGCAAGTCACAGAAAACTATAATCTCATTCATGCTGGTGCTGAGCTCAAGGGAGAGTTCTCAAG ACTGGACTATGAGGAACGACCCCATGTTAGAGGGGCATCAGCACTAAGAAGTCTTGTCGCTAGACTACCAGCAAGAGCGCATTCTATTTACTACAGGGATGAGATTGGGAACATTTCTACTTCCAATGTATATAGTGATTCAGTAAAG ACGCTTCTCGAAATCAAGCCGCGGTACCCAATGTTTGGTGGTTGGAGAACAGCTTTCACAATTGGATATGGATTGCCACTTCAAGATTTCTTGTTCAAGTCAGAGGGAAAACGTCTTCTAGATATCACGTTTGGTTGCCCAATGAATGATATGGTCATTGAAAATATCTACGTCAAG GTCGTTTTGCCAGAGGGGTCAAAGGATATTTCTGTTGTGGCTCCATTTCCTAGCAAAGAGACTCGAGAG ACAAAACTTTCACACCTCGACATTGCTGGAAGACCAGTCATTGTATTGGAAAAAAAGAATGTTGTCCCAGAACATAATAAAAAATTCCAG GTTTACTACAGATTCAGCAGTTTATCTCTCCTCCGAGAGCCATTGATGCTGGTTTTTggatttttcctcttttttgtCGCATGCATAGCATACGTGCATGCAGACTTCACAGTCTCCAAGTCTTCATCTTCTTATATAGCAAAACTTCAATGGGATGAG GTCCAAACTGCAACCCAGCAGTTCCAGAACATCATGAACCGTGTATTGGTCATTCACGACAAGCTAGATGCCTCTCTGCGTGACCTTTCAAGGACAGGCGACGTGCAGGCTTGCAAAGCAGCACGCAAAACTGCAGACTCTTTTCTTAAGGAACTAACGAAGGAATTGAAATCCTTGTTGTCGTTCTTGCAATCTTCTCCGCAGGCGCTTCATATAATGCCCAAG GTGGACGAATTGGTGGTGAAGGAGAAGGAGCTGCAAGAGAAGGTGATGCTGAAACACTCCATGGTCGTGGACTCTTACGAGAAGAAGTCCGGTGGTCGCGACATCGACAACCGCGTCGCCGCGGTTCAGCAGAAAATCACACTCTTGAGACAGGAAGTTGATGATCTTCTTGAAGTAATCGACGAGATATAA
- the LOC121792905 gene encoding spliceosome-associated protein 130 A-like, with amino-acid sequence MYLYSLTLQQSTGILCAINGSFSGGKSQEIAVARGKVLELLRPDDNGKLQSLLSVEIFGAIRSLAQFRLTGAQKDYIVVGSDSGRIVILEYNKEKNTLEKVHQETFGKSGCRRIVPGQYLAIDPKGRAVMIGACEKQKLVYVLNRDSVARLTISSPLEAHKSHTIVYSICGVDCGFDNPIFAAIELDYSEADQDPTGQAANEAQKHLTFYELDLGLNHVSRKWSEQVDNGANMLVTVPGGGDGPSGVLVCAENFVIYKNQGHPDVRAVIPRREDLPAERGVLIVSAAMHKQKSMFFFLLQTEYGDVFKVTLDHDNDRVKELKIKYFDTIPVTSSLCVLKSGFLFAASEFGNHALYQFQAIGDDPDVEASSATLMETEEGFPPVFFQPRKLKNLVRIDQIESLMPIMDMKVSNLFEEETPQIFSLCGRGPRSSLRILRPGLAISEMAVSQLPGVPSAVWTVKKNVNDEFDAYIVVSFANATLVLSIGETVEEVSDSGFLDTTPSLAVSLIGDDSLMQVHPGGIRHIREDGRINEWRTPGKRTIVKVGSNRNQVVIALSGGELIYFEVDMTGQLMELAKHEMSGDIACLDIAPVPEGRQRSRFLAVGSYDNTIRILSLDPDDTMDILSLQSVSSPPESLLFLEVQASLGGEDGADHPANLFLNAGLQNGVLYRTVVDMVTGTLSDARSRFLGLRAPKLFSIFVRGRQAMLCLSSRPWLGYIHQGHFLLTPLSYETLEYAASFSSDQCAEGVVAVAGDALRVFTIERLGESFNETAIPLRYTPRKFVVHPKRKLLLIIETDQGAFTAEEREAAKKESFEAAGMGENGNAEQMENGDDEENNNPLTDEQYGYPKAESGRWVSCIRVLDPRTTQTTCLLELQDGEAAFSMCTVNFHDKEYGTLLAVGTAKGLQFWPKRSFEAGYIHIYRFKEDGKVLELLHKTQVEGVPLALAQFQGRLLAGIGPVLRLYDLGKRRLLRKCENKLFPNSITSIQTYRDRIYVGDMQESFHYCKYRRDENQLYIFADDTVPRWLTAAQHVDFDTMAGADKFGNVYFVRLPQDVSDEIEEDPTGGKIKWEQGKLNGAPNKVEEIVQFHVGDVVTCLQKASLIPGGGECLIYGTVMGSLGAFLPFTSRDDVDFFSHLEMHLRQEYPPLCGRDHMAYRSSYFPVKDVIDGDLCEQFPTLPMDMQRKIADELDRTPGEIMKKLEEIRNKII; translated from the exons ATGTACCTCTACAGTCTAACCCTTCAACAATCCACTGGAATCCTCTGCGCCATAAATGGCAGTTTCTCCGGCGGCAAATCACAAGAGATCGCGGTCGCGCGCGGCAAGGTCCTGGAGCTTCTGCGCCCCGACGACAACGGTAAGCTCCAGTCTCTCCTCTCTGTTGAAATCTTCGGTGCTATTCGCTCATTAGCTCAATTTCGCCTCACTGGTGCGCAAAAGGATTACATAGTGGTCGGGTCGGATTCGGGGCGCATTGTAATCCTTGAGTACAATAAAGAGAAGAATACGCTCGAAAAAGTTCATCAGGAGACGTTTGGGAAGTCGGGATGCCGTAGGATAGTACCCGGCCAGTACTTGGCAATTGACCCTAAGGGTAGAGCTGTAATGATTGGTGCGTGCGAGAAGCAGAAgcttgtttatgttttgaataggGATAGTGTAGCTAGGTTAACTATTTCGTCTCCGTTGGAGGCGCACAAGAGCCACACTATAGTTTACTCGATTTGTGGGGTGGATTGTGGGTTCGACAATCCTATTTTTGCGGCTATAGAGCTGGATTACTCGGAGGCTGACCAGGACCCCACCGGTCAAGCTGCTAATGAGGCGCAGAAGCATTTGACCTTCTATGAATTGGATCTGGGGCTTAACCATGTGTCTAGGAAATGGTCTGAGCAGGTTGACAATGGTGCTAATATGCTTGTGACTGTACCCGGTGGTGGGGATGGGCCGAGTGGTGTGCTTGTTTGTGCGGAAAATTTTGTAATATACAAGAATCAGGGGCATCCTGATGTAAGGGCAGTCATTCCGAGGCGTGAGGACTTGCCTGCGGAGCGTGGTGTTCTGATTGTCTCGGCTGCTATGCATAAGCAGAAATCCATGTTTTTCTTCTTGTTGCAAACTGAATATGGGGATGTATTCAAAGTGACACTGGACCATGACAATGACAGGGTAAAAGAGTTGAAGATCAAGTATTTTGATACTATTCCAGTCACATCTTCCTTGTGTGTCTTGAAATCTGGGTTTCTGTTTGCTGCATCAGAATTTGGAAACCATGCCTTGTATCAGTTTCAGGCGATTGGTGATGATCCTGACGTGGAGGCGTCTTCTGCTACACTGATGGAAACAGAGGAAGGTTTCCCGCCAGTGTTCTTCCAGCCTAGAAAGCTGAAGAATCTTGTTCGGATCGATCAAATTGAGAGCTTAATGCCTATTATGGATATGAAAGTGTCCAATCTATTTGAGGAAGAAACCCCTCAAATCTTTTCACTTTGTGGGCGTGGACCACGTTCTTCTCTGCGGATACTGAGACCAGGTTTGGCTATTAGTGAAATGGCAGTTTCACAATTACCTGGTGTTCCAAGTGCTGTATGGACTGTCAAAAAGAATGTGAATGATGAATTTGATGCCTATATTGTTGTCTCTTTTGCAAATGCCACTCTCGTACTTTCCATTGGTGAAACTGTTGAAGAAGTTAGTGATAGTGGATTTCTTGACACTACGCCTTCTCTTGCTGTTTCTTTGATTGGTGATGACTCCTTGATGCAAGTCCACCCGGGTGGTATCAGGCATATCAGAGAAGATGGGCGTATCAATGAATGGAGGACTCCAGGAAAGAGAACAATTGTTAAGGTTGGGTCTAATAGAAATCAGGTTGTCATTGCTCTGAGTGGAGGGGAGCTAATATATTTTGAAGTTGATATGACAGGGCAGCTGATGGAGCTTGCAAAACATGAAATGTCCGGAGACATAGCCTGTTTAGATATTGCTCCTGTCCCAGAAGGACGACAGAGATCTCGCTTTCTGGCTGTTGGATCTTATGACAATACGATCCGCATCTTGTCTTTGGACCCCGATGACACCATGGACATTTTGAGTCTTCAAAGTGTTTCATCTCCTCCGGAGTCCCTACTCTTTCTTGAAGTTCAGGCTTCATTAGGAGGTGAGGATGGAGCAGACCACCCCGCTAACCTCTTTCTAAATGCTGGTTTGCAAAATGGAGTTCTATACAGAACGGTTGTGGATATGGTGACTGGCACACTCTCAGATGCTCGTTCTCGATTCTTAGGTCTCAGAGCACCTAAgctcttttctatttttgtgaGAGGGAGACAAGCTATGCTTTGCTTGTCAAGTAGACCTTGGCTTGGATATATACACCAAGGTCACTTCCTTCTTACCCCTCTGTCGTATGAGACACTTGAATATGCCGCCTCCTTTTCGTCGGACCAGTGTGCAGAAGGTGTTGTAGCTGTGGCTGGGGATGCTTTGAGGGTTTTCACCATCGAGAGACTAGGAGAATCATTTAATGAAACTGCTATACCTTTGAGGTATACACCAAGGAAGTTTGTTGTTCATCCCAAGCGAAAGCTTTTGCTTATAATCGAGACCGATCAGGGAGCATTCACTGCAGAAGAACGTGAAGCTGCAAAAAAGGAATCATTTGAGGCTGCTGGGATGGGTGAGAACGGAAATGCAGAGCAGATGGAGAATGGTGATGATGAGGAGAACAATAACCCTCTTACAGACGAACAATATGGTTATCCCAAGGCAGAGTCTGGAAGGTGGGTTTCTTGTATCAGAGTTTTAGACCCGAGGACAACACAGACGACCTGTTTACTTGAGCTTCAGGATGGTGAAGCAGCATTTAGCATGTGCACTGTCAATTTTCATGACAAGGAGTACGGAACTCTTTTGGCTGTAGGAACAGCAAAGGGCCTACAGTTTTGGCCCAAAAGATCCTTCGAGGCTGGATATATCCATATATATAGGTTCAAGGAAGATGGGAAGGTTCTTGAACTTCTGCATAAAACACAAGTGGAAGGTGTCCCTCTTGCTTTGGCCCAATTTCAGGGAAGACTGCTGGCTGGAATAGGACCTGTGCTTAGATTATATGATTTGGGGAAAAGAAGATTGCTTAGGAAGTGTGAGAATAAGTTGTTCCCTAATTCAATTACATCTATCCAGACATACCGTGATCGGATTTATGTTGGTGATATGCAAGAG TCATTCCACTACTGCAAGTATAGACGCGATGAAAACCAGCTGTACATATTCGCTGATGACACAGTCCCCAGATGGCTTACTGCCGCACAGCATGTAGATTTCGACACCATGGCAGGGGCAGACAAATTTGGTAACGTTTACTTTGTTCGGTTGCCACAAGATGTCTCTGATGAGATCGAAGAAGATCCAACTGGTGGTAAGATAAAATGGGAGCAGGGGAAGCTGAACGGGGCACCAAACAAAGTGGAGGAAATAGTTCAGTTCCACGTTGGTGATGTGGTCACTTGCTTGCAGAAGGCATCTTTGATACCAGGAGGTGGGGAGTGCCTCATTTATGGGACTGTAATGGGGAGTTTGGGGGCGTTCCTCCCATTCACATCCcgtgatgatgttgatttcttctCTCATTTGGAGATGCACCTTCGACAGGAGTACCCACCTTTGTGTGGCAGAGACCACATGGCCTATAGATCTTCCTACTTCCCGGTGAAG GATGTGATTGATGGAGATTTGTGTGAACAGTTCCCAACTCTGCCTATGGACATGCAACGCAAAATTGCGGACGAGCTTGATAGAACTCCAGGGGAGATCATGAAGAAACTGGAAGAGATAAGAAACAAAATCATCTGA